DNA sequence from the Lagenorhynchus albirostris chromosome 13, mLagAlb1.1, whole genome shotgun sequence genome:
CGGCCTGAAAATGAACATTGGGCAACGCAGGGAAACTACGTTATCCTTTTACTATATCTACCTGGAATGGTGGGGGgaaaagccttttaaaattagGCACAGGAATTAAAAATCataatgataaataaatgcaGGCAGGGAACTTGTTggagaagaaaagcagaataaGATCAGAAGTCTCTGTGCGTGGGGGTGGGAGTCAAACGGAGGAATTGAAGTGAATGAGGAACAAACAGACACAGTTTGCTTATTTCAGGCTTATAACTGGAGTCATCTGAGAAGTGGTGGCAGTCTGAGAGGAGGGTCATGGAGCAGGGCCATGGAAGAAACACAATCCCCGTAGTATCTCAGGCATACTCAGGATGGCAAGGAAACATCTACCAGGGCTAGTCTGAAGCTAGAGGAACGTTCTGGAGGTCACACCTCTGTGGTCTTTGTGAGTGAGCCCTGAACCCTGAGTCAGGAGGTCTCAGGTCTAGTCTAGTTTTTTACTACCTTGAGCAAGCCATGTCACATATTGTTCTCAGTCCTTTCATCAGTAAATGCAGGACTGTTCTACATGACAGCCAAGGCTCTGTTTGAATGGGCCCGGTATCCACATGCATTTCAGCGCCCTCGGGGCCTCCGGGACACTGGTTATCATGGCCCTTGGCCGGCACACACCAGGATTGCAGGGCTGTACGGAGGACGTGACAGAGTTCCCGGCTCCCGTTAGAGCCTGTTCTGTGGAAGGAACCCCTTGGACATTGCTTTCCTTCTGGGCTTCAGTTCTTAGAGCCGTTGCTCTTTGTAGCCCACTCAGCTCTGTCACATGAGCCCTTGTCCGCAGCTGGATCACTGTTGTGGGGCGTACGAGCTTTGACAAGGGTGGGGGACAATATGCAGTCATACTGGCCCAAAGGGGACTGAAACAAAGCACCTCTCAGCCAGGCCCCCCTGTTACCCCACAGCTGCTTTACTGGGCTGCCCATCGTCACAGCCATGGCCTTGAACTTTGTTCCTCTTCAGGGAATGGCAAGCCCTTAAAGCCCGGGCATCAGCGTTGGGAGATGGGGGCTAGGTCAGAGCTGGGCTCTTGAGGCTAAGCCAGTGGTGGTTTCTGGGCCCGAGGGAGGACGGCAGGGGTGCTGTGCTCCATGGCATCGCCTCTGGAGACGGGGTCGCTCAGGAGAAGAGCGCTGAGAGCCAGGCTGTGGCTCAGTTGAGGGAGACGTGGTATGGACTTTTACCACAcaagtttatttaaataaaagtgaaCACGTATGCAGGCTGGGTGGCCCgaggggcaggggttggggaggcGGGCAGAGGGGAGGCAGACGTACAGGAGGGTCCAGGCAGAGAATGTGTGGTATGAACCAAGCTGCAGGGGGAGTGGCTGGGGGCCTCGGGGCAGTGCTGGGCTTCGGTGCTGGGGTCAGGGGGCCGAGGGTGGGCAAGCCTGGTGCCAGGAGGTCATTTTCATCCCTCACGTGCTCCCCTCGCTCTCCCTGACCACCGGGGCCTAAGGCACCCCCTCCTCAGTCACCCTATCCCTCTCCTGACATCAGCCTTTCCCTCAACTACTGGGAAgtcaaaagacaaaataaataagaatcggTGAGTCCTGCCACAGCCCTGGCAACGGGGAAGGGAGGCCAAGCCAGACACGCTGCCCCAGAGCCCGTGCTGTCAGCCCTGGGAAAAGAACAGGTAAAGTGCAAGGAAAATCCAGTAAGTAAAAATATACCAATGACTTTGTCAAATATACAGCTGCTGGCTGTCAGGGGAGCAGGCGGCTGGCTGGGGTGGGTGGCAGCAGCCCCCTGGGAAGTGTTGGCCGACACAGCACAGAGACCACGGAAATAaataggggtggggagtgggcagggATCCCGCCCAACTGGGCCTCTGCCACAGGAGGAGGGGCCCTTACCTGctcacctgccccccacccccaagccctgcTCGCCAGGCTCCCCAGGGCCACGGCACTGACACAAAGCACCCGGCCAGCTGGCTGTCAGGGAAGGATTATAATGTGGGCATGGGAGCGGGGTGAGGGGCACGGCAGCCGTGCAGTCAGCCAGGGCTGGAGCCGCCCTCAGTACTCGTCCTGGTCTTCCTGTTGGTGTTCCTCGATCTCATCGTCCTCCGGGGGTGCAAATCCTTcctggagggtggaagggagagaggaggtgagCCAGGCAGGCAGGCTGAGGGTGCGGACTCCTGAGGGTAGCTTGggagccagggcccaggttcctGTCCTACTTGCCCTGCTCACGCCCTGGGAGACCTTGGGCTGGTGACTTCGGCTGGCTGCCCTCATCGGCCCACGTTCTCCAAGGCCCCTTCGGGCGTGAGGGCCCGGCGGGAGTGCGGGAGGCTCAGCAGGCACTGGCGGGACTCACCTCGGTGGCGTAGAGAATGCCGATGATGCCCGAGATGACGGGGCTGTTCTCGCTTTCGTGTTCCTGGCAGATGAGCTCAATGTCCCGGAGTTTGCTGAAGTAGAAGTCGCGCTCCTTCTCCAGCCCATCCACTGTCAGCTTCAAATCCAATAGCTGCTCGGGGAGAAGGTGGTGTTCAAGCCAGAGACCACCGCCTCGGACTCCCTTCCCGCCCTGACGCCCCGGGGGCCTGGCTTTTGTGGCGGGGCTTTCTCGGCTGCCAGTGTCCACGCCACTCACCTGCTGGTTGAGTTCAAGAATCTGGGCATCGGTCTCATGGCCACCATTTCGGGCTGATGGAGGATTCTTCCGGAGGATGCAGGGTGGAGccacgttgctcagccggccagAGGTCTGCATGTTTTTGGGGCCTGTGGGGGACGTCCTCTGTGGAACTGCCCAGAGGAGAAAAGTCAGATCGGGGCTGTGTGAGCCCACAGCTCACGTGGCACGAGACAGCCTGGTGTGACTGCGGGGCAGGCCCATGCGAAAGGCAGGCACTCtcgccctccccacctctccctctcaGGATGGGCATCTACATCTAGGCCTCAAGCCACGGCCACACGTGACACCACAGCAGCGGGGCAGCCCTCTGGCAGGCctgggagagcaggggctacaGGGAACTACAGGAAGTGTAAGGTGTAGGCAGGGAGGAGAGCTGGcctgagggggagaggagggaactgGGATGGCGAATTtggggagtggggctggagggTTGAGGGCCCCCTTGCACTGACGGCCGGGGCCTGGGGAAAAGCAGCTGGCACAGGGTCTCGCTGGGTCTTTGCTAACTGATACCCCAGCCCGCAGCCATCCTCCCCGGGGGTGCCTTCTGGAGGAGACCACAGaagcctgcccctgcccctctggGCTCCCTGCCTCAGGATGGTCTCTGGGCCCTCTGCTGGGCCTGATTCAGGGACCCCACTCCTCCCCTGCACACCCGGCATGCTGTGGCCACTCATTGTCCAGCTACGGCGGCTCCCAGGACAGAGCTTCTGATGCAAAGCAAGCAGAGGAGTGGGGGCAGCCCCAGGCGGGCAGCAGCACACACAGAGGAGCCGCTCTGCTATGACGGGTTCAGACGCGTGCGGGGCTGCGCCTCTGCTCTCACCAACCTTCCCATCCCCCAAAGGCCCTGTtgctttttccccttctcctctggaACCCAGACAAAGCCTCGTTTCCAGAGACTCATCTCTTGAGGACTTAGGGCTGTGGGATTTTGGAAATGGGGGAAGATATGGTCAAGCTTGGCCAACTCCCATCCCCGGGGAGTCAAGTGGGCAGGGGGCAAGAAGTGTCTGTAGTGCCGGCCCAGGCTCTTGGCCTGGATGGACCTGGACAGAGGGACCAAGCCAGGGGCTGCCCCATCATCTTGAGGCAGAGGAGTTGGCTCGGGCTACAGAGGGAAGTGCCCCGGGGCCTCCCATCACCAGCTGCCACCTTGGCCGGTGCCGGCGGCTCTCCTTTTGTAGCAGTCTCTGGAGCCCTCTCCTCCCTACTGTGACTCCCCCTGGTCTAAGCGGGCAGCAGGCGGCGTCATCTGAACTCCGTGATAACAGTCTCCTCTAGGCTGGCAGGGCCGGGCCGGTGGCCCAGGGGCCGCTCCTGGCTGTAGCGCCCTTCCGGCCCGGCCCCCCACACTCCCTCCCCCAGCTCGGGCACATTACCTGCTGTGCCAATGAGTTTCTTGGATTTGTTGAAGATCTGATCACCTGGATTAGGAGGTGGTGCTACGTCCTGGCCCTGCCGCGCCAGCAGAGGGTTGTAATCCTTTCCATCATAGTTTGCGTCAAAGAATTTCTTAAACCactgaataaactcaaaattatcTTGGAATTTTCCTTTCACTAACTTCTCTACAGGAATGATCTGAAATAGACCACATAAGCAGAGAACTTTAACCTCCCGCTGCTGCAGGGCTGCCTTTCTCTGTGAGAGGGCCACTGCTCTCAGGAAAGCCAGCCCCTGGGCTGCAGCATCCTCCACCTTCTCCACCTGGCCCCCCTCCCGTGCCACCAGGGCAGATGGGTAGGCGGCAGCCCCTTTCCTCCAGGCACAGGAGGAAGTGTGTGGGGAGACATCCCTTGGTGCTGGGCCTGCATGTGGGGCGAGGGCTGCTGGAACCAGGGTCCTGGGCCGTTGAGGCAGTCGGGTGAGCCAAGAGACCTTTCCTGGGCCTTACGGAGGAGGAACTTAATAGGACCAATATACGAGGCTCAAGTGATGGGGTGTAGGgtccagagaggagaaagggacGGGAATGTCATCGGGATGGGAGGTCAAAGTTGTGGGGTTTTCCACTGAGCCTGGAGCTGGGGGAACATTCCCCCTGGAGAGTCGGGGTGGAGAGAGGCGCGAGAACTGGATGGACCCCAACAGCCCCTGCTGCCCTGGCTGGCGGGCCATCTtctttcccagggtcacacagctcctCGGGGCCCCTCAGAG
Encoded proteins:
- the MAPRE3 gene encoding microtubule-associated protein RP/EB family member 3 isoform X1, with the translated sequence MAVNVYSTSVTSENLSRHDMLAWVNDSLHLNYTKIEQLCSGAAYCQFMDMLFPGCVHLRKVKFQAKLEHEYIHNFKVLQAAFKKMGVDKIIPVEKLVKGKFQDNFEFIQWFKKFFDANYDGKDYNPLLARQGQDVAPPPNPGDQIFNKSKKLIGTAVPQRTSPTGPKNMQTSGRLSNVAPPCILRKNPPSARNGGHETDAQILELNQQLLDLKLTVDGLEKERDFYFSKLRDIELICQEHESENSPVISGIIGILYATEEGFAPPEDDEIEEHQQEDQDEY
- the MAPRE3 gene encoding microtubule-associated protein RP/EB family member 3 isoform X2; translated protein: MAVNVYSTSVTSENLSRHDMLAWVNDSLHLNYTKIEQLCSGAAYCQFMDMLFPGCVHLRKVKFQAKLEHEYIHNFKVLQAAFKKMGVDKIIPVEKLVKGKFQDNFEFIQWFKKFFDANYDGKDYNPLLARQGQDVAPPPNPVPQRTSPTGPKNMQTSGRLSNVAPPCILRKNPPSARNGGHETDAQILELNQQLLDLKLTVDGLEKERDFYFSKLRDIELICQEHESENSPVISGIIGILYATEEGFAPPEDDEIEEHQQEDQDEY